From Echinicola jeungdonensis, the proteins below share one genomic window:
- a CDS encoding ABC transporter substrate-binding protein has product MKYLDQMNRKVWIGRKPERIVSLVPSLTELLVDLGLGDKLVGVTKFCNHPKGLKKEKVIVGGTKNFHFDKIKSLQPDLIIGNKEENYKEGIERLEKDFPVWVSDVEDLGDVLVLIWAIGEITDTKEKAKSLNQLMLRDMEGGFLKKGTSIYLIWKNPMIAVGRYTFIDTMMVRAGFINIVSQERYPEITEEEIRALEPEYILLSTEPYPFNEKDKAQFKKKFPFSQIKLVDGELFSWYGSRLLYSSEYFKKL; this is encoded by the coding sequence ATGAAATACTTGGATCAGATGAACAGGAAAGTTTGGATTGGGAGAAAACCTGAAAGAATAGTTTCACTGGTCCCGTCTTTGACTGAGTTGTTAGTAGATTTGGGTTTAGGGGATAAACTGGTAGGGGTTACCAAGTTTTGCAACCATCCCAAAGGCTTAAAAAAAGAAAAAGTAATTGTGGGGGGAACCAAAAATTTTCATTTTGATAAAATAAAAAGCCTTCAGCCCGATTTAATCATTGGTAATAAGGAGGAAAATTATAAAGAAGGGATTGAGAGGTTGGAAAAGGATTTTCCAGTTTGGGTAAGCGATGTGGAGGATTTAGGAGACGTATTGGTGTTGATATGGGCCATCGGAGAAATTACAGACACAAAAGAAAAAGCTAAATCATTGAACCAATTGATGTTGAGAGACATGGAGGGGGGCTTTTTAAAAAAAGGAACTTCCATTTACTTGATTTGGAAAAATCCTATGATCGCAGTAGGTAGGTATACTTTTATTGATACCATGATGGTAAGGGCCGGGTTTATCAATATAGTTTCACAAGAAAGATACCCAGAGATTACCGAAGAAGAAATCAGGGCACTAGAGCCTGAATATATTTTATTAAGTACAGAACCTTATCCTTTTAATGAAAAGGATAAGGCACAATTCAAGAAAAAATTTCCCTTTTCCCAAATCAAGTTGGTGGATGGGGAGCTGTTTTCCTGGTATGGAAGCCGTTTACTTTATTCCTCAGAATATTTTAAAAAATTATAA
- a CDS encoding type I restriction enzyme HsdR N-terminal domain-containing protein produces MVDEKYSFLKNPLNLPAGNFKLEEEKGRLNVFDPLRKKFLVLTPEEWVRQHLIHYLVTWKNYPKSLFSLERGLKYNRVNKRFDILVLNRRGDPFLLIECKAPEVKLTQKTVEQVCVYNKSIGAEYIAISNGIQHICLFFDPKKEAYQQIREFPVF; encoded by the coding sequence ATGGTAGATGAAAAATATTCCTTCTTAAAAAACCCCTTAAACCTTCCTGCCGGGAATTTTAAATTGGAAGAAGAAAAGGGAAGATTAAATGTATTTGATCCCTTAAGGAAAAAATTTCTTGTCCTAACTCCAGAAGAATGGGTCCGCCAGCACCTAATTCATTATTTGGTAACTTGGAAAAATTATCCAAAAAGTTTGTTTTCACTGGAACGAGGTCTCAAATATAACCGGGTAAATAAAAGATTTGATATTTTGGTGTTGAACCGCCGGGGAGATCCTTTTTTATTAATTGAATGCAAAGCCCCAGAGGTGAAATTAACCCAAAAGACAGTGGAACAGGTTTGCGTTTATAATAAATCCATCGGTGCAGAATACATTGCCATTAGTAATGGTATCCAGCATATTTGTTTGTTTTTTGATCCTAAAAAAGAGGCTTATCAGCAAATTAGAGAGTTTCCGGTTTTTTAG
- a CDS encoding ComEA family DNA-binding protein, which produces MKRLFYFFKNYLGFSRRESKGFLLVLPALFLLYWVPSVYDFLLQQKHERQYEAYLQEARSKLKEWEKEFSENKANKAPVMRVSNSVDSVDLPKDSFKRKKEPQLKKMDFAEADSVVLQIVPGIGQTLASRIVKFRESLGGFYQKEQLMDVYGLKEEVALRVLEYFEFNSKVTKKINLNETTIKELANHPYIDYGYAKVILAYKKQHGEYETVDELLNIKIFSEDWLDRIKPYLTTK; this is translated from the coding sequence ATGAAACGCCTTTTTTATTTTTTTAAAAATTATCTGGGATTTTCGCGAAGGGAGTCCAAAGGTTTTCTTTTGGTTTTGCCAGCCCTGTTCCTATTGTATTGGGTTCCCTCCGTTTATGATTTTTTGTTGCAACAAAAGCATGAGCGACAATACGAAGCCTATTTACAGGAAGCGAGGAGTAAATTGAAGGAATGGGAAAAGGAATTTTCAGAAAATAAGGCGAATAAAGCACCGGTTATGCGGGTCTCTAATTCTGTCGATTCAGTTGACCTTCCTAAGGATTCTTTTAAAAGGAAAAAGGAACCTCAGCTAAAAAAAATGGACTTTGCGGAAGCTGATTCTGTAGTTTTGCAGATTGTGCCCGGAATTGGCCAAACCCTAGCCTCCCGGATTGTAAAATTCAGGGAGAGTCTTGGCGGCTTTTATCAAAAAGAACAATTGATGGATGTATATGGCTTGAAAGAAGAAGTGGCTCTTAGGGTATTGGAGTATTTTGAATTCAACTCAAAGGTTACCAAAAAAATCAATCTAAATGAAACTACTATAAAAGAATTGGCTAACCATCCTTATATTGATTACGGTTATGCCAAAGTCATTTTGGCCTATAAAAAGCAACATGGGGAATACGAAACAGTGGATGAATTGCTGAACATCAAGATTTTTTCAGAGGATTGGCTAGACCGGATAAAACCTTATTTGACTACCAAATAA
- the hemA gene encoding glutamyl-tRNA reductase, producing the protein MQHKFRAISLSYKNTPVEIREIIALDETAIQSLLIKLKEFFNVRDTLILSTCNRTEVYYSHELDLSVEIIKLIGSEKGLHDVVSYMEYFKIFHEDKEAIQHLFKVSMGLEAQVVGDMQISNQVKRAYQTTADMDMAGPFLHRLMHTIFFTNKRVVQETAFRDGAASVSYAAVELIEELTSNTIEPRILLIGLGEIGEDVAKNMVYLPQAKVTLTNRTFAKAEAMGTELGYEVIPFEKVYEAMEEADVIVSSITTSEPFITKGLTKKFDIQSYKLFVDLSVPRSIETTVEDVPGALLYNVDNIRSKATETLEKRMEAVPQVEAIISESIEEFYDWKKEMMVSPTINKLKNSLEQIRKEELERYLKNASEKEYAIIDKITKSMMQKIIKVPVVQLRAACKRDQAEEMIDIISDLFDLEKENTKSKGK; encoded by the coding sequence ATGCAGCACAAGTTTAGAGCCATCAGTTTGTCCTACAAGAATACTCCTGTGGAAATCAGGGAAATCATCGCTTTGGATGAAACGGCTATCCAGTCTCTTCTGATAAAGCTGAAGGAATTTTTTAATGTTAGGGACACCCTGATTTTATCTACTTGCAACCGAACTGAAGTTTATTACTCTCATGAGCTGGATTTAAGTGTGGAGATCATTAAACTTATTGGTTCGGAGAAAGGGCTGCATGATGTGGTATCCTACATGGAATACTTTAAGATTTTTCATGAAGATAAGGAAGCCATCCAGCATTTGTTTAAAGTTTCCATGGGATTAGAAGCTCAGGTAGTAGGCGATATGCAGATCTCCAACCAGGTCAAAAGGGCATATCAGACTACCGCTGACATGGATATGGCTGGACCATTCCTCCATAGGTTGATGCATACCATTTTCTTTACTAATAAGAGAGTGGTACAGGAAACTGCATTCCGGGATGGAGCGGCATCCGTTTCTTATGCTGCCGTAGAACTAATTGAGGAACTCACCTCTAACACCATAGAACCAAGGATTCTTCTTATTGGATTGGGAGAAATTGGTGAAGATGTTGCCAAAAACATGGTTTACCTACCCCAGGCCAAAGTCACTCTTACCAACCGGACTTTTGCCAAAGCAGAAGCCATGGGTACGGAATTGGGTTATGAAGTTATTCCATTTGAAAAAGTCTATGAAGCCATGGAAGAGGCAGATGTCATAGTTTCCTCCATAACTACTTCCGAGCCCTTTATTACAAAAGGCCTTACCAAGAAATTCGACATTCAGAGTTACAAGCTTTTTGTGGACCTTTCTGTTCCAAGAAGTATAGAAACTACCGTGGAAGATGTCCCAGGGGCACTGTTATATAATGTGGACAATATCCGCAGTAAGGCTACAGAAACCCTGGAAAAGAGAATGGAGGCTGTCCCTCAAGTGGAAGCCATCATCTCTGAAAGTATCGAGGAATTTTATGATTGGAAAAAAGAAATGATGGTTTCCCCAACCATCAATAAATTGAAAAATTCCTTAGAGCAAATCCGCAAAGAAGAGCTCGAACGATATCTGAAAAATGCAAGCGAAAAAGAATATGCCATCATCGATAAGATCACGAAAAGCATGATGCAAAAAATCATCAAGGTTCCAGTGGTCCAGTTGAGAGCTGCGTGCAAAAGAGACCAGGCGGAAGAAATGATTGATATTATTTCTGACCTTTTTGACCTGGAAAAAGAAAACACCAAATCAAAGGGGAAATAG
- a CDS encoding WG repeat-containing protein codes for MPVYPKNKLKFLALGLLFMCASYNSQAQVYEVYDDQLQLIQKINNDHIFLLSNVIRVSDKDGQIKLLNYRYEPFLNIDGEKIFQYLSPWIIIQKNGKFGAYHEYGEKILDPEYDEIEPYFNQILARKGNEYFHYDRGNREVKHLGNFQKAWIASNGQVIGKIPSGYLLPLSPRPDHVFEKISSPSPNTLLTQEASGYGLVNRQGEYILEPIIDTIAHLEGDQFYAFNQKQHMLLKAQEADVDISYSSYHKITADGNVILEYIHGKLRRIMKNGGILLDIQGMESVTEAGQNHYNVLFKNKKLGLLDEKGIWRVVPTENITQLFPGRQGLYGALIDRKYGFVDQSGKLRISNRFEMVGQFSEGFASIQSGGKWGFINQNDEITIEPQFDQVGDFHRGLALVKKNGKDNLIDTQGNLMLSKYYDQISLIADHYYITESKGQYGLINPLGKEIATPKFDDIRREAYDRIIVKRNGKYGLMNEKGNYILPIYYQDILLDQGTQKILAEDIYIPPVLVEDGKKKRKKQKGA; via the coding sequence ATGCCAGTATATCCAAAAAATAAGCTCAAGTTCCTTGCCCTGGGACTTCTTTTCATGTGCGCAAGCTATAATAGCCAAGCCCAGGTATATGAGGTTTATGATGACCAATTACAACTCATCCAAAAAATCAACAACGATCATATTTTCCTTTTGAGCAATGTAATCCGGGTAAGCGATAAAGATGGGCAGATCAAACTGCTCAATTATCGGTATGAACCTTTTTTGAACATTGATGGAGAAAAAATCTTCCAATACCTATCTCCCTGGATCATTATCCAAAAAAACGGAAAATTTGGGGCTTACCATGAATATGGAGAAAAAATCCTAGACCCCGAATATGATGAAATAGAGCCCTATTTCAATCAGATTTTAGCAAGAAAAGGGAATGAATATTTTCATTACGACAGGGGAAACAGAGAGGTAAAGCACCTTGGAAACTTCCAAAAGGCCTGGATAGCCTCTAATGGGCAAGTGATCGGAAAAATCCCTTCAGGTTACTTATTGCCACTATCTCCCCGACCTGATCATGTTTTCGAGAAAATAAGCAGCCCCAGTCCCAATACCCTTCTAACCCAAGAAGCCTCTGGTTACGGTTTAGTCAACAGGCAAGGGGAATATATTCTTGAACCGATTATCGATACCATCGCCCACCTGGAGGGGGATCAGTTTTATGCCTTTAATCAAAAGCAGCATATGCTGCTAAAGGCTCAAGAGGCTGATGTGGATATTAGTTACAGTAGTTATCACAAAATCACTGCTGATGGGAATGTTATCCTGGAATATATCCACGGCAAACTAAGGCGAATTATGAAGAACGGGGGAATATTACTGGACATACAAGGCATGGAAAGTGTAACCGAAGCAGGACAAAACCATTACAATGTCCTTTTTAAAAATAAAAAGCTCGGGCTTCTGGATGAGAAGGGGATCTGGAGAGTAGTTCCCACCGAAAACATCACCCAGCTTTTTCCCGGGCGGCAAGGCTTATATGGAGCCCTTATTGATCGAAAGTATGGCTTTGTGGACCAAAGTGGAAAACTAAGAATTTCCAACCGTTTTGAAATGGTAGGGCAGTTTTCTGAAGGCTTTGCCAGTATTCAATCCGGAGGAAAATGGGGATTTATAAATCAGAATGATGAAATCACCATAGAACCGCAATTTGACCAGGTGGGTGATTTCCACCGGGGCTTAGCCTTGGTAAAGAAAAATGGAAAAGACAACCTGATTGATACACAAGGAAATTTGATGCTTTCAAAATATTATGACCAAATTTCCCTTATTGCGGACCATTATTACATTACAGAAAGTAAGGGACAGTATGGTTTAATAAATCCCTTGGGAAAAGAAATAGCAACCCCAAAATTTGACGATATCAGAAGGGAAGCTTATGACCGGATAATTGTAAAAAGAAATGGAAAATACGGATTAATGAATGAAAAAGGCAATTATATTTTACCAATTTACTATCAGGACATTCTGCTGGACC